CAAATGAATGATGAAAAATGACTCGTCATTAATATAAAGTACAACACAGTTGAAATAACAATCTCGTCAATGCAAAATATCGACGATTTAAAATTAAATGTGAATGAGTATAATCCGATAATAGTCTATCTAGTAATAAATCATCTAAATAAATGTTTAACCCCATAAAACATGGACTGTGGTCATTGTCAAATAAGCCGAAGATGGAAAAAAGAACTAGAATATCCAAAGCTTAGGTAGACGCACCACAACAGAAACTTTATGGATGACCATAATTCAACATCTCAATGAAAAACCACACAGATGTTGTGTGTACAGGTAAAACATGCTCACTCTTGAACTCAGCAACAGCAgcatctatctatctatctgaTAGTGACAAACTTGTTGGTGCCATGTCTAGCCCAGTGAGTCTTCAGATCAATAGCGTTAGCAAAATTGTAACCTTGAGCCGCAAGCTTTTCCAAAACCTTTTTAAATGCTCCTTGGCTCATTTTCCTCCCAGCTATCCTTGCACCACGCCTTTTGACGCTCATCGGCAAAGGATAAATTGACACATTTGTGGTACAACAAGCAGATTGCCAACCTCCACAGCCCCATCGATAACACTGCTGAGGATTCCCGGTGCAGGAACAAACTGGAACAGGTAGACCAGAAATGTCCATTTCAATTCCATTGATTTCAAGTGCCACAGTCTTCTTCGGTGGTTTCACACCTTGACCTGAAACATTGCTATTATCCTTCTGCTTCCTGGGTTTCTTAGCTTTTGGAGTAGTAGGAGCAGCCTTAGATTTCCTTTTCTTCGCCTTGCCACCTTCCTTCTTAACAGCTAATTCTTCAATTTCATCCACATTCTCATTTCTTGGTGGATCAGTAACAGCGGATGGAATAAACGGAAAGGAGGGTCCTTGCGATGTTTCAGGAGGAACAGCATAATTTGGATTGTTGACCTGCATATTATAAAACCTAGGTCTCTGGTTGATCCAATTATCTCTTCCATAGTTCAATGGATTCGAAGACTCAACAGCAGCAACATCATCTCGAGGGTGAAAAGTTCCATTTGCACCAACTAACATAGCTGGATCACGACCAGGAGGAAAAAATGGTTTCGTTTCACGATCATTCATACCAGGCATGAGGTTTAGACCGAGATTCCCCGCTTTGAACGGTTCATAGTAACCCCAATTCGGCATATTCAGCACATCATCATCCATGATAACTACATGCAACAGAAAACATAGAATCATATAAaatttcacttaaaaaaaacCCTTTTTTCATCTAATTTCGATGTCAATTGTTAAAATCATAACTAACCAACACTCTACTGGAATCAATTAAGCTCAACAAATTAAGCTCATCAACAATCAATATAGATAATCCATATAACAAGTAAAGTAAATTATAGATCAATGACACACATAAACCATACAATTAGATTTGAAAATGAGCTTAATCCTAAAACACTAACCCCAATTAAATCcctaaataaatattgaaaattgGGCATAATTATTAAAATCAGATCCTTAGATCAAGTTCAAATGAATCTAAAAGTACCATTTCTGATTAAAAATTGGAACTTGATGAAATTAATCACCACAAAATGGAAATCCAGCGATCTGAATGTTGGTACAATTCCGACATTTTGAATTTGCTAGGAACCAAATTGAATACACAGAAATGGAGAACATGGTGAAAAATCCCAAATTTcaatttagggtttcaaaatttgaatagATCTAGCTAGATTACAAATTTACagaacaaaaatatttataagagGTTTCAAAAGGGGAAAAAAGGACCCATCTATTCAAATTTTAAAGGGAGGgagagagaggaaaaaaaaagagagagagagagagagagagagagagagagagagagagagagagagagagagagagagagagagagagagagacagagagagGAAAGAGGAGAGAGACAGAAAcagaggagagagagagagaaaacttACTTGGTGGGTGCAAACGGTCTTAGGTTTTTTTGCCCttctggagagagaaaaatgagagagaagATTGAAATCTGAATGAAAGAGAAAGATaagagagaggagagagaattaaaaccaaggaaaaaaaaaaaaagagagagaggagagagaatgagagattaataaataaatattaaaatatttgactcattattttattttctaattttctaataaaacaaaaagtcCAAAGGAATatctttgtcaaaaataaaaagtccAAAGAAATATCTGATTTATCCTCTATAGGTTGTAATTTGACAGGTTTTAGATCCATTTTTGGTGAATCTAGTGTCCGAACTAATGAATTCTTGATTGATTCGGTTTTTGGTATTTTTCAATAATGAAAGCAAATCAATTTAGTTCGGATATCGGTTtgcagtgtttttttttatgtattttatgctaatttttttCGATATATTATCTGCTATGGTTTTTTCAATCACACGTAGCATTTGATGTAATCAATTATCatcatacataaaaaaaaagacaatgaCATGTTTCAATTCAAACAACATGACAATAATAAATTCATAGGTTTTCAAATACAATTCATAGATGAAGTTTACCATTAAATACAAAATACAACTATAGATAAAATTAAGATGAGTGAGAGTGTGAGAGTGTTACGACTGATGCATGTGTGAGATGAGTGTTGTGTTGCGGTTGTGAGTGAGATCTAAGAGTGTTGTTTTTAAGTTATGGTTCAGTTCGATTTTTGATTCGAAccttaaaaatcatttttttccatTGGTTTGGATCATTGGTTCCATTGGATTTTTCTGCCCCATTTACACCCATAATTCTCTCTTTTTATATGGGGTGTGTGGTAAgcaattttttgatttttttcgattaattctttttttaaaaatcaaccaaagaatcttatataaaaataactcTCTTCATTAGCACAAATTGTACACAATATAGAAGCTAAATTCAAgtcaaaatataaaagatatgcaaaagctaaacacaataaaaaataaaagtcacaAATCAGTAAAACTCAATTGAAGCAAAGGGTTAAAGATCCATAAACTAAATGCACAATCGAAATCTTTTAATTTCGCTTTGAACCACCACCAAATAGGCAAATATGAATTTGTATTTAGGAAATTGCTAGATCCACATCAAAAGTTACGAACTATCCAGATGATCCAGATGGTCGCTAGCAGATAGCTAAAAAACAATTCTTATAATTCAAGAAACGAATCAGTAAACCGCTAAACAGTTGGGCATGAACGACCTAAATATTATCTAAAACACTTTGCACACCTAGCCATTGAAGAACACCACACCTTATGTGACAAGTCACATACAAAGAAAAGATGTCGTAACATTTCATCAAAACCACAACCCAGAACACAATGTTGAGCATCAATATTCCGAATGGCTCTTTTAAAGAGTTTATCACGAGCTGGAATTCGATTTGCCAAGAAACGTCATGCAAACACCAACATCTTTATGGGCACCACTTTATTCCAACCAAAGCTATGAAACTCTACTCCAACTCCACATCCTCCACTCTTTGGGTTAAAGATTGATAATCACCTTTGATCGAAAAAACATATGAGTATTGGGATTTTCAAAGCAACTTATTAAGCACATTAGACTGCAAAATCACTTTATTTAAAAGACCACAACACCTTTCTAACAACTCCTCCTCCCACACAAACAACAAACGCCTCCAACCACAACCCCCACCACCCACATCCCAACCCCTCCGACAAATCTCACCCATTGTCATACCTTGCTAACTGATTTTAAAGGTAGGGAGTTTTAGTGTATGTATAATATAGTTCtatgttgaaaaaaatttgataatgagtgaattaattttaattaaaattgaattgaagataaattgatttatgtttaaaTATTCGTACAAAAGTGAGTTAAAGAATACATTtcaatgtaaaaataaattttagaattaGAAGCTATAATATGAAATCAATTTATGAAagcaaaatcaaattttacacgcccaaaattaaatttgtaaaGATAAGTATTTTTTAGGATGGATTCTCATTAGTTTCATAAaccgaaaaaaataaaaaggataaaaaGTCGACTTTTAAATGATTGATTatcatttaatttatatattaatcaGTACAGTAACAcaagaaaaatatgttatttaaaataaaatcgtTTGGAAAAAAATAGATACACGGACAGGCGAATGGGATTAGAGGTGGATTTCTATTAGGTGGTATTTATCTTGGTATTTTCATCGGCGTTCCATTTATATATGGTGTCTTTGTTTTTGTAGTTCCTCTTTTACAGATTTCAGCTCGTTTTGTGCAGAGATTTgcttattaataatattatatttgctgttaaaaaaaatacacagaTAGGCTAATTAGAATGAGGACAACACGGATTGAGGAatcttgtaaaaataaataactgaCTGATTGAGAAAAATATTGGGAAATATCTATAATGTCGGACTTTCGGTATAGTTGCCATGTTCGGCCCATTAAAATACTATCTACGACTTTCATGGCAAGCTCAGTATACTTTTTAAAGTAagattttctttcctttttatcATATAAATAAAGTTCTCTAtgatcttgatttttttttcttcaatataatgttcttttatttaattagattttttttccgCTTATGGTATTAAATGTATAAAAagtgttatgttaattttttcttacaCCTTGTTCGGATTTGAATCTTAGACCTTCAATTATAACATTTGACCCAGCTAGTTCAACAAATTGAGCTACCCACACCCGATGTTGTTTCTAATATaagcactagttagcatgaccctaattttttttagtattaaccTTCTGGTTCTTAGAAAAAATATGCCTTAATAATTTAGAGTTCAGTTACGAGTTAAATAAAATCTtatccaatttatttttttcaataaccGAACTAAAATTCTTTTGAACAATTTGTCCTGATCAATAACTTAGATacaatactattttttttttcagttatAAATTGatcaaaagaaatgaaataagCATATCCATATATGTATGGACATGAATCCTCTGCATATTAAGTCGTTCATGATGATCCTATTTTTTATATATCCTCTGTTATATAATTTGGTAATTTTTCAGTTAATGGATGTAAATTATGGTTTTATGCTCCCTGGATTACCAACTTTttgtaaacaaaacaaaaatgtcATAAACACaacttttcaaaacaaaacaaaaatgtcATAAACACAAGGGCCAACActtttgaaagaaaatgggTTGAAAATGTAACCTATTTATTTGGGCTTATTCCTTAAAGGGCCCATACCGAGTATTTAATTGTGTCCTTCTTTTTGCGCCCCCTAACGTTCTCGCGCTCCCCTTTGATAGCCAAAAATGCTTTGCTCGAGTCTTGGGGTTTGACAAAACGCATATTTTGGAAAAAACACGGTTCGAGGTATAGGTTTGAATCAAGTCTATAAGGTTACGAACTCTTGAACGGAAGCTCCGGAGTTGCTTTCAAATGGCAACACAAATAGAGTTATCCCTAGGTTGGGTGGTCATTTTGTCAACTTTATGTGGACAAGAGATTTTCGTATGCTCCTGTTTGCCTCCAAAAGTAAAAATCTAGGTTGCTTCATCTTTTATTCCTTGAAGGATGTCTACGGTAGACCTTAGTCAAATCCTCTctattgtgtaattttttttaattaattttgatgtCATTAAACTATCAAATGTTTTATGTAAATTCGTTTTATGTTGTAATAAacatattttattgtcattttgaCTTTTCTTCTTCTATCGTAATGAAAACAATAAACATattataattcaaattcaatttggTTCACCTCAAACTCGTGCAATTATCTCATCCCATAAAGTAAAATTGTTATCAGTCGTGAACTGTATGCAAAAATCAACTTAATGAGATGTGTGTGGAGCCCCTTGATGCTTCGATTGTGTTCGTTACCTTTGCATTCAACTTAATGAGATGTTTGTGGAGTCCATTGATTCTTTATTTGTGTGTTGGAAGGCTTTGTTTGGATGGTAAAGgaaagtgaaaggaaagaaaCTAAGAGGAAAAAATGTTGAAGGAAAGAAAGTGGGTAGAAAGTGAATGGAAAGTAGTTGTTTGGTATGAGCTATGTTgcccgggtgcgggtacggtaccggtatcggtacggggtacgtcatttttagaaaaatttagGTACAGGTacgtccctataattttttttttaaaatataattatatatatcaaataatagagttatattgttaaaataaataattaaacataaaaaatatcacaccacactttaaatgtaatttaaattgttcgaaacatcaaaatatgaaattaaaaacgaattagctcaaaaagagtcaatAATTTCCCTCTTCGCCATCACTAAAAAGAGTCACCTGTAGTTAGGTTCACCGCGAGAAAGACTAgtaatttcaagaatatcaactatatattaaataaatctcattcatctctacgaatatcccacatttttgttgcactttcattataagtattaatatttctctttcttgagagaagacgaagattggtatgaataaaaactagatcttcatctctctttgaatGGAGTCTATTCATTTTcaatgaatgagtgaataatCCCGGCagctactttgttattgttttttagcaatagttaccacttttatattataaacaaataaaaaacgtaaatcttcctataaataaaaactaatagtaaaagaaaaaggagaaaaaaaaaccgtattttttttggattggtgtaccacgcgtgtacccattgcaaaaaacaaaaaaaaaactaggtacggcgtcggtgcgtaccgggggagtaccatacgcgtaccgaTACCCGatacgtacccggtaccggtactcagtctaaaatggagtacccgTGCAACATAGGGTATGAGTGAAAGTGAATAAAAAGTGAAAGGAAATAAAAAGATGTATTTAGTAAATGACATACCTACCCTTATATAAAAATGAGatattacttatttatttatacactttaaaattaaaataggcaTTATTGCAGTATATTGTGGTTGGATTACTGTACTGTATTAACGTAatgctttgttttttttttaaaactagtTTAGAGACTCGTGCATTCGTACGGTTCTATAGACTTTTATCAATATTTGAGTTTGTTactatataaatatagaaattttttttaaaattaaatatttaaaaatttgttatataatattattaaaatataagtgaaattattgtgttaattagtattttttgtaaacttatttattcaatttttgatgtttcagtgacaaataatggtctcgtgtatattcttaataaaaagttagaaattttattaagaatatttaggataatttggTAAGTCtgtttgatactaattaactttattatattattattaatggttagtagtaaacttTGTAGTAATATTGGATATGTTTCGTttatatacaaaattgtttatgtttcttatgtttttttatgaaaaatattgtttatgtgttttttttatagagtttttttttattcttatttttatgcggtttctttttttcctatttttatgtatagattgttCTGTCTTGTTTCTATCTATATAATATGTTTTGTTCCTACTTTTAAGGATatatcatctttctatatttttttaaatattttttttagtaaaattataataaaaaatataaaacttgcaacgtgattaaaagtaataaggataaattaggaaCTTGTAAtggattttaatatattaataatagataaaacaaaataatatatcCGGTCCGGTCAAAACACAAAATAATATAATGTTGCAGTTGTTTAGTACATGCACTGATGCATGTGCTGTTACTGTTAGTGGCAAGTATTGGAAATAAGGTTTTAAACTTAAGGGCTGTTTTGtctttttcacaaaaaaatggGTTCCCTATTCCTTTCCGTCCAATTATGAGGGGAAACTATTTTGGTGTGGGGCCTACCAACATCTTTCTTTCCTTCTCCTTTTTCATTTGTTCCAAACAAGGGAAGATTGCCCTTTCCATCCTCTTTCCCTTCTCTCAGTTTCTTTCCTTCCTCTTTCTCTAGAACCAAACACAGTGTAAGACTTCACCAAAAATTGAGGGACTTTTTAGGGTTTGGCGTGGaggtttgaaaaaattgaagagtTGTGTACTATTCGAATTCTAGAATTCGAACattgttttaatatattagaattCTAAAGTTTAAATGttgtgtttcaaaaaaatttaacagtGCTTC
This portion of the Trifolium pratense cultivar HEN17-A07 linkage group LG3, ARS_RC_1.1, whole genome shotgun sequence genome encodes:
- the LOC123916248 gene encoding protein BASIC PENTACYSTEINE1-like, which codes for MDDDVLNMPNWGYYEPFKAGNLGLNLMPGMNDRETKPFFPPGRDPAMLVGANGTFHPRDDVAAVESSNPLNYGRDNWINQRPRFYNMQVNNPNYAVPPETSQGPSFPFIPSAVTDPPRNENVDEIEELAVKKEGGKAKKRKSKAAPTTPKAKKPRKQKDNSNVSGQGVKPPKKTVALEINGIEMDISGLPVPVCSCTGNPQQCYRWGCGGWQSACCTTNVSIYPLPMSVKRRGARIAGRKMSQGAFKKVLEKLAAQGYNFANAIDLKTHWARHGTNKFVTIR